The following coding sequences are from one Timaviella obliquedivisa GSE-PSE-MK23-08B window:
- a CDS encoding SIMPL domain-containing protein: MSKLHIFSAAAVTASLWMVGMAQASAGVPQTSEVAPSQQIAQAFTLPAGVTAVGSGLATAPADVAVMYLNYYSNYYPQPSENPNMPPPPPPTATAADMKPVVDALLAAGAIAENIEATADPNASGGFRVRVKLDKPTQDNVQALVAAANTAASKNSKFSTGGAQVGYFTNNCSALETEARRLAMADARSRSNALAATAGITLGSLTAVTESATFGYYGGAGCPSAADSQSLQDPYALQGVDLLSPPVVRVNSSVSVTYKMK, encoded by the coding sequence ATGTCGAAACTCCACATTTTTAGCGCTGCTGCTGTGACAGCTAGCCTGTGGATGGTTGGAATGGCTCAAGCATCGGCTGGCGTTCCTCAAACTTCTGAGGTAGCCCCTAGCCAACAAATTGCTCAAGCCTTTACTTTACCGGCTGGCGTAACCGCTGTTGGGTCGGGCTTAGCTACTGCACCTGCTGACGTGGCTGTGATGTACTTGAACTACTACAGTAACTACTATCCTCAGCCTTCTGAAAACCCCAACATGCCTCCCCCTCCTCCTCCCACTGCAACAGCCGCTGATATGAAGCCTGTGGTTGATGCCCTGCTTGCTGCTGGAGCGATCGCCGAGAATATTGAAGCAACTGCCGACCCTAATGCCTCAGGTGGCTTTAGAGTTCGAGTAAAACTCGATAAGCCTACGCAAGATAACGTGCAAGCTCTAGTCGCAGCCGCTAATACGGCTGCTTCAAAAAACAGTAAGTTCTCGACGGGCGGTGCACAAGTTGGCTACTTTACCAATAATTGCTCTGCCCTAGAAACTGAAGCCCGCAGGCTAGCCATGGCAGATGCTCGCAGCCGTTCTAATGCCCTAGCTGCAACCGCAGGTATTACCCTCGGCAGTCTAACTGCTGTTACCGAATCGGCAACTTTTGGCTATTACGGTGGCGCAGGTTGTCCTTCGGCGGCTGATAGTCAAAGTCTACAAGATCCCTATGCTTTGCAAGGGGTTGATCTGCTCAGCCCTCCTGTCGTGCGCGTTAATTCCTCAGTGTCTGTAACTTATAAAATGAAGTAG
- the plsY gene encoding glycerol-3-phosphate 1-O-acyltransferase PlsY has product MAVWLGFCVMVGLGAYLLGSLPTGYLAGRIVKGIDIREHGSKSTGATNVLRTVGKIPAIVVLLIDVLKGAAAIALTRLAYELPMIASIIPAEVNLQSWLPYAVTLSGLAVLLGHSRSIWLNFSGGKSVATGLGLLLAMALPVGLGSLAAFAVTLAISRIVSLSSIAAALAAIGLMVGLQQPLPFQGLAIAGGLFVIWRHQANLQRLIAGTEPRLGQKVQGSEP; this is encoded by the coding sequence ATGGCGGTTTGGCTTGGCTTTTGTGTGATGGTTGGATTGGGTGCCTATCTCCTGGGCTCACTGCCGACGGGCTATCTGGCAGGTCGCATTGTTAAAGGTATCGATATTCGAGAGCATGGCTCAAAATCCACAGGCGCAACCAACGTATTAAGAACGGTGGGCAAAATTCCGGCAATTGTAGTACTGCTAATTGATGTATTGAAAGGGGCGGCAGCGATCGCTTTGACCAGGCTGGCGTATGAACTCCCAATGATTGCTTCCATAATTCCTGCCGAGGTCAACTTGCAATCATGGCTTCCCTATGCCGTTACCCTTTCTGGTCTAGCTGTTCTTTTAGGACACAGCCGCTCCATTTGGCTCAACTTTTCTGGCGGTAAATCGGTGGCGACTGGCTTAGGACTATTATTGGCAATGGCTCTGCCCGTTGGCTTAGGCTCTCTCGCTGCGTTCGCTGTGACGCTGGCAATTTCGAGGATTGTTTCGCTCAGTTCAATTGCAGCAGCGTTGGCGGCAATAGGGCTAATGGTCGGACTGCAACAGCCGCTGCCTTTTCAAGGACTGGCGATCGCAGGAGGACTATTTGTTATTTGGCGACATCAAGCTAACCTACAGCGCCTTATTGCTGGTACCGAGCCTCGCTTAGGGCAGAAGGTTCAAGGATCAGAGCCTTAA
- a CDS encoding DUF3086 domain-containing protein, with amino-acid sequence MNDEVNELETRIAELRQQEKKLQQDIASLQASYNAMLQKQVAETQMALGRVVQESLSELEQRKQKLQIAVEQLERRQERVRNEMKTSFAGVSQDLAIRVQGFKDYLVGSLQDLATSAEQLQLTSAPEPELRRGARSGSREEIRSDARSDARSESRAGARSDAKAGMGEALVPKFAESNLQEQTKQINKLLDQYRMMPDYYGQPWQLRRTFEPIHADRVSNWFFTQGGRGSLKSLGSRLQNILVASAVISVLRDLYGDRVRVLVLGDSPERLGEWRRGLQDCLGVSRTDFGSEQGIVLFEAPEPLVQRAERLLKQKQLPIIIIDESEGFINLALLQFPLWLAFASDPMSPMVY; translated from the coding sequence ATGAATGATGAAGTAAATGAGTTAGAAACCCGTATTGCTGAACTGCGGCAGCAGGAGAAAAAACTGCAACAGGATATTGCCTCGCTGCAAGCTTCGTACAATGCCATGCTGCAAAAGCAAGTTGCCGAGACACAAATGGCGTTAGGGCGAGTTGTCCAAGAAAGCCTGAGTGAGCTAGAGCAACGCAAGCAGAAGCTACAGATCGCTGTTGAGCAACTAGAACGACGGCAAGAGCGAGTTCGCAACGAAATGAAAACTAGCTTCGCAGGTGTATCTCAAGACCTCGCCATTCGAGTGCAAGGATTTAAAGATTACTTGGTGGGCAGCTTACAAGATTTGGCGACCTCTGCCGAGCAGTTGCAACTGACTTCTGCCCCAGAGCCAGAACTTCGTAGAGGAGCGCGATCGGGGAGCCGGGAAGAGATTCGATCGGATGCGCGATCGGATGCGCGATCTGAGTCTAGGGCAGGGGCGCGATCGGATGCCAAAGCTGGAATGGGGGAAGCGCTAGTTCCTAAATTTGCTGAAAGTAATCTCCAAGAGCAAACTAAGCAGATTAATAAACTATTAGATCAATATCGGATGATGCCTGATTACTATGGGCAGCCCTGGCAGTTGCGGCGTACGTTTGAACCGATTCATGCCGATCGCGTTTCAAATTGGTTTTTTACCCAAGGAGGACGAGGCTCCTTAAAGTCTTTGGGTTCTCGGTTGCAAAATATTTTAGTCGCCTCAGCCGTGATTTCGGTGCTGCGGGATTTGTATGGCGATCGCGTCCGGGTTTTAGTCTTAGGCGATTCTCCCGAACGCTTGGGAGAATGGCGACGAGGACTTCAAGATTGCCTGGGCGTTTCTCGTACCGACTTTGGTTCTGAACAGGGTATTGTGCTATTTGAAGCGCCCGAACCTTTGGTACAACGGGCAGAACGGTTGTTGAAGCAGAAGCAACTCCCCATTATCATCATTGACGAGTCAGAGGGATTCATTAATTTAGCGCTATTACAATTTCCACTGTGGCTGGCGTTTGCTTCCGACCCCATGAGTCCAATGGTGTACTAG
- a CDS encoding DUF3119 family protein: MTTTPSSLSSDVQLAPSYAIPITLILVALPLFFLNAWVGGAIALFALFLLIQAVTLRLCFTETALDIYRGESLLRQFPYQDWQNWQIFWFNVPVLFYFKEVKSIHFLPILFDAKMLRTCLEQRCPVSR; encoded by the coding sequence ATGACTACTACTCCCAGCAGCCTTTCTAGCGACGTGCAGCTAGCGCCGAGTTACGCAATTCCTATCACGTTAATATTGGTAGCTCTACCGCTCTTTTTCCTAAATGCTTGGGTGGGTGGAGCGATCGCTCTTTTTGCGTTGTTTCTGCTGATTCAAGCCGTTACTTTACGCCTTTGCTTCACCGAAACAGCGCTCGACATTTACCGGGGCGAATCTTTACTGCGTCAATTTCCTTACCAGGATTGGCAAAACTGGCAAATCTTTTGGTTCAATGTCCCCGTTCTCTTCTACTTTAAGGAAGTGAAAAGCATTCATTTTCTGCCCATTTTGTTTGATGCAAAAATGTTGAGAACCTGCTTAGAACAGCGTTGCCCTGTTTCCCGTTAG
- a CDS encoding MlaE family lipid ABC transporter permease subunit, which produces MSEQTRSFGLKAWSRRLVAAILLAGQVIVHLIRGKIHWRNTMEQMVAVGPESLLVALLMSASVGMVFTIQVSREFINLGAGSAVGGVLAIALARELAPILTAVVLAGRVGSAFAAEIGTMQVTEQVDALYMLKTDPIDYLVIPRVIACCLMQPLLTVLSFTTGMIGGVFIADSLYDISNNVFLDSARNFLTPWDMASAMIKGAVFGILIAIIGTSWGLTTTGGAKGVGQSTTTAVVTALLSIFITNFFLSWLMFQGTGGSSLNM; this is translated from the coding sequence TTGAGCGAACAGACTCGGAGTTTTGGTTTAAAGGCATGGAGCCGCAGACTAGTTGCAGCTATTTTGCTGGCTGGGCAAGTGATTGTTCATTTAATACGCGGCAAGATTCATTGGCGCAATACGATGGAACAAATGGTGGCGGTGGGCCCTGAGTCTCTGCTGGTGGCATTGTTAATGTCAGCTTCAGTGGGCATGGTTTTTACAATTCAAGTGTCGCGGGAGTTTATTAATTTGGGCGCAGGTTCTGCTGTGGGGGGCGTGTTGGCGATCGCTCTTGCCCGTGAGTTGGCTCCAATTTTGACTGCTGTAGTGCTGGCAGGTCGCGTTGGCTCGGCATTCGCCGCCGAAATTGGCACAATGCAAGTGACTGAGCAAGTTGATGCTCTGTATATGCTGAAGACTGATCCAATTGATTACTTAGTTATCCCTCGGGTCATTGCCTGTTGCCTAATGCAGCCTCTACTAACGGTCTTGTCCTTTACCACTGGGATGATTGGCGGCGTTTTTATTGCCGATAGCCTGTACGACATTTCCAATAACGTATTTCTTGACTCTGCACGGAACTTTCTGACCCCTTGGGATATGGCAAGCGCTATGATTAAGGGCGCTGTTTTTGGGATTCTTATTGCCATCATTGGCACTAGCTGGGGTTTAACCACAACGGGTGGGGCTAAGGGCGTGGGGCAATCGACAACAACGGCTGTGGTGACTGCCCTGCTATCTATTTTTATTACCAATTTTTTTCTTTCCTGGTTAATGTTCCAAGGCACAGGAGGTTCTTCTCTGAATATGTAG
- a CDS encoding high light inducible protein, whose product MQTQETPKVGFTNFAETWNGRLAMMGFVIGVATEFLTGQGILSQIGLM is encoded by the coding sequence ATGCAAACTCAAGAAACTCCCAAAGTTGGTTTTACAAATTTCGCTGAAACTTGGAACGGTCGTCTTGCGATGATGGGCTTCGTGATTGGTGTAGCTACTGAGTTCTTAACAGGTCAAGGTATCCTATCTCAGATTGGCTTGATGTAA
- a CDS encoding cobalamin-binding protein: MLQSSPRIVSLIPSATEIVAFLGMTDRLVGRSHECDYPESVKALPICTEPKFNPTGSSAEIHGRVTDLLQSALSVYRIKTEVLEPLQPTHILTQAQCEVCAVSLGDVEQAVAQLTGIQPQIISLQPNILADVWADIERVAVALGVSAVDQLAALQQRVKACTQVTQSLKHRPTVACIEWSDPLMAAGNWIPELVELAGGRSLFGVVGQHSPWLQWEQMMEANPEVIVFMPCGYDLQRTRQDAELLSRHHQWSSLRAVQTGQVYITDGNQYFNRPGYRLVDSLEILAEILHPHSFPSNYQGTGWEPLKN, translated from the coding sequence ATGCTTCAATCTTCTCCACGAATTGTTTCGTTAATTCCGAGTGCAACCGAGATTGTGGCATTCCTGGGCATGACCGATCGCTTGGTCGGGCGATCGCATGAATGCGACTATCCCGAATCGGTCAAAGCTCTGCCCATCTGCACCGAACCCAAATTCAATCCCACAGGCAGCAGCGCCGAAATTCATGGGCGCGTTACTGATTTACTGCAATCTGCGCTCAGCGTTTACCGCATTAAAACCGAGGTGCTAGAGCCATTACAACCTACCCATATTCTGACCCAGGCTCAGTGCGAAGTTTGTGCGGTGAGCCTGGGCGATGTGGAGCAAGCAGTGGCACAACTGACAGGGATTCAGCCCCAAATCATCTCCCTTCAGCCTAATATTTTAGCGGACGTGTGGGCAGATATTGAGCGGGTAGCGGTGGCGCTGGGCGTGAGTGCAGTCGATCAACTGGCGGCACTTCAGCAACGAGTCAAAGCTTGTACGCAGGTAACGCAGAGCTTAAAGCATCGACCTACAGTAGCTTGCATTGAGTGGAGCGACCCGCTGATGGCGGCGGGTAACTGGATACCAGAGCTAGTGGAATTGGCAGGAGGGCGATCGCTGTTCGGGGTTGTTGGGCAGCACTCGCCCTGGCTGCAATGGGAGCAGATGATGGAAGCTAACCCAGAGGTAATCGTTTTTATGCCCTGTGGCTACGACTTGCAGCGCACTCGCCAGGATGCTGAATTGTTAAGCCGCCATCACCAATGGTCAAGTTTAAGGGCAGTACAAACTGGGCAGGTTTACATTACTGACGGCAATCAGTACTTTAATCGACCCGGATACCGACTCGTGGACTCTTTAGAAATTTTGGCTGAAATCCTTCATCCTCATAGCTTTCCCTCTAACTACCAGGGAACCGGATGGGAACCATTGAAAAATTGA
- a CDS encoding carotenoid oxygenase family protein: MQIPQLGTRPTTEVSDSPSYTLQDWRKGYRSLPQEYDYWIDETEGEIPPDLSGTLFRNGPGLLEMDGQPVHHPFDGDGMVCAIAFKDGRAHFRNRYVQTQHYQEEQKAGKFLYRGVFGTAKPGGWLANTFDLRLKNIANTNILPWGDKLWALWEAAEPHSLDPYTLETLGLDNLSGVLNPGDAFAAHPRIDVACELDNGEPCLVNFSIKPGLSTSITIYELNLAGQVIRQHAHSVPGFAFIHDFAITPNYCIFFQNPMVFNPVPFLLGFRGAAQCLKFQPNQATQVLVIPRRQPGAVQTLSVKSGFIFHHANAFEQEGKIYVDSVCYPNFPAVDPDQDYREVRFSELSPGQLWRFQLNLKTNEIERQLLESRCCEFPVIHPQLMGRPYRYAYLGAAHDSTGNAPLQGVMKIDLQPGDSGGICEAARQLWSFAPRGFTGEPIFVPRSAAAVNSENEDDGWVLILAFNGESERSELVILNGKDLSEVARLKLKHHVPYGLHGQFTPRCYLK, translated from the coding sequence ATGCAAATTCCTCAACTGGGCACTCGTCCCACAACCGAAGTTTCCGACAGCCCTTCCTATACCCTCCAAGACTGGCGCAAAGGCTACCGATCGCTTCCTCAAGAATATGACTATTGGATTGATGAAACTGAGGGCGAAATTCCACCCGATCTGAGCGGAACCCTCTTTCGGAATGGCCCTGGTTTACTGGAGATGGACGGACAACCTGTGCATCACCCGTTTGATGGCGATGGCATGGTTTGCGCGATCGCCTTCAAAGACGGTCGTGCCCACTTTCGCAACCGCTACGTGCAGACACAGCATTATCAAGAAGAACAAAAAGCTGGAAAATTTCTTTATCGGGGAGTCTTCGGAACTGCCAAGCCTGGAGGCTGGCTAGCCAACACATTTGATCTTCGCCTCAAAAACATTGCTAATACCAACATTTTGCCCTGGGGCGATAAGCTCTGGGCACTCTGGGAAGCCGCCGAGCCTCACAGCCTTGATCCCTACACCTTAGAAACATTAGGACTCGACAATTTAAGTGGTGTGCTAAACCCAGGCGATGCCTTTGCCGCCCACCCTCGGATTGATGTGGCTTGCGAGTTAGACAACGGCGAACCTTGCCTCGTCAATTTTTCCATCAAGCCTGGACTTTCTACAAGCATCACTATTTACGAGCTAAATCTGGCAGGTCAGGTTATCCGGCAGCACGCCCATTCTGTGCCAGGGTTTGCCTTCATTCATGACTTTGCCATTACGCCCAACTACTGCATCTTTTTCCAAAACCCCATGGTCTTTAATCCCGTTCCCTTCTTGCTAGGGTTCCGGGGGGCGGCGCAATGCCTCAAGTTCCAGCCCAATCAAGCGACGCAAGTGCTAGTTATTCCCCGTCGGCAACCCGGAGCGGTGCAAACCTTATCAGTTAAATCGGGCTTTATCTTTCACCATGCCAACGCCTTTGAGCAAGAGGGTAAGATTTACGTAGACTCAGTGTGCTACCCCAATTTTCCAGCCGTTGACCCAGATCAGGACTACCGAGAAGTTCGGTTTTCTGAGTTATCACCGGGTCAGCTTTGGCGCTTTCAATTGAACCTAAAGACAAACGAAATTGAACGCCAGCTTTTGGAAAGTCGCTGCTGTGAATTCCCTGTTATTCATCCCCAGCTAATGGGTCGTCCTTACCGATATGCTTACTTGGGTGCCGCCCATGATTCTACGGGAAATGCGCCATTGCAAGGAGTTATGAAAATAGACTTGCAACCGGGCGACTCTGGGGGTATCTGCGAAGCAGCGCGCCAACTCTGGAGCTTTGCACCGCGCGGCTTTACGGGTGAACCGATTTTTGTGCCGCGATCGGCTGCTGCGGTTAATTCTGAAAATGAAGATGATGGCTGGGTGTTGATTTTGGCATTCAACGGCGAGTCAGAGCGATCGGAGTTAGTGATTTTGAATGGAAAAGATTTGAGCGAGGTCGCGCGGCTGAAGCTGAAGCACCATGTGCCTTATGGGTTGCACGGGCAGTTTACGCCCCGCTGCTACCTGAAGTAA
- a CDS encoding pentapeptide repeat-containing protein has product MCEKIQRFVQLVSEANHLNELVIAAGLDPSEDLVNADLRRISFMGGDLSGYNLSGADLSGADLRGASLNRANLSQANLTDARLDRASLRGTILIGARLNRAKLTNASIRIAKLNDAELESAYLEGADLRGANLTGAKLCHAHLGRVDLRGAQLSGANLADTNLRCADMRGAYARGANFTQAKLDGADLGNANLTEVNLSHASLQRVHGDGCDLNGAQMQGADLRNANFSATDFSRTQLHSTQFENALIVGSVFMECQGLSESLQTALELRGAIFSENSSSEVSFTQSDIENRIADLEHSVNRLGEWAENLRRKVSEERVSLLRRNPLDRSAIAQTEVLRDLANEVQTSCLESRHAIFAYRVSSLSETWTAKEFIAEYNDINEQLVKVSFFIQIVQIILVDVPGFIDRSA; this is encoded by the coding sequence ATGTGCGAAAAGATTCAGCGCTTTGTGCAACTTGTTTCAGAAGCTAATCATCTGAACGAGTTAGTCATTGCTGCAGGGTTAGATCCCTCCGAAGACTTAGTGAATGCCGATCTCAGACGGATAAGCTTCATGGGTGGTGATCTGAGTGGCTACAACCTCAGTGGCGCAGACTTGAGTGGGGCAGATCTGCGAGGCGCTTCCCTCAACAGAGCGAATTTAAGTCAGGCTAACCTCACTGATGCCAGGTTGGATAGAGCCAGCCTTCGAGGAACCATTTTGATTGGGGCAAGGCTCAATCGTGCCAAGCTAACGAACGCTAGCATTCGTATTGCCAAATTGAATGACGCTGAGCTGGAGTCTGCGTACCTAGAAGGAGCGGATTTACGCGGTGCTAACCTAACCGGTGCAAAGTTGTGTCACGCGCATCTTGGACGGGTTGATTTAAGGGGTGCTCAATTAAGTGGAGCAAATCTTGCAGATACCAATTTACGTTGCGCTGATATGAGAGGTGCTTACGCGCGCGGAGCCAACTTTACCCAAGCCAAGTTAGACGGGGCAGATTTAGGGAATGCCAACCTGACTGAAGTCAATCTGAGCCATGCTTCCCTTCAACGAGTTCATGGGGATGGCTGCGATCTCAATGGAGCACAAATGCAGGGTGCAGATTTGCGTAATGCCAACTTTAGTGCCACTGACTTTAGTCGTACTCAGTTACACAGCACTCAATTTGAGAATGCCTTAATAGTGGGATCTGTGTTCATGGAATGCCAAGGTCTCTCTGAATCTTTACAGACGGCTTTAGAGTTAAGAGGGGCAATTTTTTCGGAAAACTCTTCGAGTGAAGTGAGCTTTACCCAAAGCGATATTGAAAATCGGATTGCTGACTTAGAGCATTCGGTTAATCGGTTAGGGGAATGGGCAGAGAATCTTAGAAGAAAAGTGAGTGAGGAGCGAGTGAGTCTGTTGAGACGTAACCCTCTCGATCGCTCTGCGATCGCCCAAACTGAGGTACTTAGAGATCTGGCTAATGAAGTTCAAACCAGTTGCCTTGAATCTCGACACGCCATCTTTGCCTACCGAGTCAGTTCCTTATCAGAAACATGGACCGCCAAGGAGTTTATAGCCGAGTACAACGATATCAACGAGCAACTAGTTAAGGTTAGCTTTTTTATTCAAATTGTTCAAATAATACTGGTAGATGTTCCGGGATTTATTGACCGGAGCGCCTAG
- a CDS encoding NfeD family protein — translation MQTKAFRGVTRALMQILPTGQEGDQRDVQAVVFELIPANCTGYIKFQGTLWRARCSQSISLEPGMLVRVLDRKNLTLVVEPSRSVSSFKFTAQPRPYVDS, via the coding sequence ATGCAAACTAAAGCCTTCCGAGGGGTTACGAGAGCACTGATGCAAATTTTACCTACGGGACAGGAGGGAGACCAGCGTGATGTTCAGGCTGTTGTCTTTGAGCTTATTCCTGCCAACTGCACAGGCTATATCAAATTTCAAGGCACTTTGTGGCGTGCACGGTGTTCTCAGTCAATTAGTCTTGAGCCTGGGATGCTGGTGCGAGTGCTCGATCGCAAGAATCTCACGCTTGTCGTGGAACCGTCTCGTTCTGTTTCGTCTTTCAAGTTCACTGCTCAGCCCAGACCTTATGTTGATAGTTAA
- a CDS encoding folate/biopterin family MFS transporter, with translation MAITSSGSKFKTFLTEKVFFGNEPNPELIAILMVYFVQGILGLARLAVSFFLKDELHLSPAEVSALMGIAALPWMVKPLFGFISDGLPIFGYRRRPYLILSGLLGTAAWLMMATVVHTAWAATLAIALSSLSVAVSDVIVDSLVVERARSESVRDAGSLQSLTWGASAIGGLTTAYFSGFLLQHFTSQVVFEITATFPLIVSLIAWLIVEAKVTEPYDWSAIKHQVKQLRGAITQKSIWMPTAFMFLWQATPTADSAFFFFSTNELGFQPEFLGRIRLVTSVAALLGIWVFQRFLKAVPFRVIFGWSTIISAVLGMTTLLLVTHANRAIGIDDQWFSLGDSLILTVMGQIAFMPVLVLAARLCPPGVEATLFALLMSIYNLAGFLSYESGALLMHWLGVDETNFTNLWIVVVITNLTTLLPLPLIGWLPGADEAQNDGALPQASIPILETKLVTAEKELVTEV, from the coding sequence ATGGCTATCACTTCCTCAGGCTCAAAGTTCAAAACGTTTCTAACGGAAAAAGTTTTCTTCGGAAATGAACCCAACCCAGAACTGATTGCCATTCTAATGGTTTATTTTGTTCAAGGAATTTTGGGCTTGGCACGTTTGGCGGTCAGCTTCTTTCTAAAAGATGAGTTGCACCTGAGTCCGGCAGAGGTATCTGCCTTGATGGGCATTGCGGCTTTGCCTTGGATGGTGAAACCCCTGTTTGGTTTCATATCTGATGGTCTACCCATTTTCGGCTACCGTCGTCGTCCTTACTTAATTTTGTCAGGTTTACTGGGCACTGCTGCCTGGCTCATGATGGCAACAGTCGTGCATACGGCTTGGGCTGCTACTTTGGCGATCGCTCTTAGCTCTTTATCTGTCGCTGTTAGCGATGTCATTGTAGATTCTTTAGTAGTCGAACGGGCTCGCTCTGAATCTGTTCGGGACGCTGGCTCGCTTCAGTCCCTAACTTGGGGTGCCTCGGCGATCGGGGGATTGACAACTGCCTACTTTAGCGGGTTCCTGCTCCAGCACTTCACTAGCCAGGTCGTCTTTGAAATTACAGCGACCTTTCCCTTAATTGTTTCGCTGATCGCCTGGCTCATTGTCGAGGCAAAAGTTACTGAACCTTACGATTGGTCGGCAATTAAACATCAGGTGAAGCAACTGCGCGGAGCCATTACCCAAAAGTCTATTTGGATGCCCACTGCATTCATGTTTCTATGGCAAGCAACCCCCACTGCCGACTCTGCTTTCTTCTTCTTCTCTACCAACGAACTTGGCTTTCAGCCAGAGTTTTTAGGTCGAATTCGGCTGGTTACTAGTGTTGCTGCTTTGCTAGGAATTTGGGTGTTCCAGCGCTTTCTCAAAGCTGTACCCTTCCGCGTTATTTTTGGTTGGAGTACGATTATCTCAGCAGTGTTAGGCATGACGACACTGTTATTGGTTACTCATGCTAACCGGGCGATCGGTATTGACGACCAGTGGTTTAGTCTGGGCGATAGCTTGATTTTGACAGTTATGGGGCAAATCGCGTTCATGCCTGTGTTAGTTCTGGCGGCTCGGCTTTGTCCGCCTGGTGTAGAAGCAACGTTGTTTGCGTTATTAATGTCAATTTATAATCTGGCAGGATTTTTGTCCTATGAGTCAGGTGCATTGCTGATGCATTGGCTGGGTGTGGATGAGACAAACTTCACGAATCTTTGGATAGTAGTGGTGATTACTAATCTAACAACCCTGTTACCGTTGCCCTTGATTGGGTGGTTACCTGGTGCCGATGAAGCACAGAACGACGGAGCGTTGCCTCAGGCTTCTATCCCTATTTTAGAAACAAAGCTGGTGACGGCTGAGAAGGAACTGGTGACGGAAGTGTAG
- a CDS encoding calcium-binding protein, with the protein MAKIRGTVGNDILRGTVGDDEILGLVGDDRLLGLSGNDRLDGGDGVDLVKGGFGNDVIDGGKGDDTLSGGEGSDLLRGGEGNDLLDGGKGADQLVGGLGDDTYVVDNVGDVIRERRDQGIDTVQSSVSYKLTANLENLTLTGTDILNATGNRFNNTLTGNGANNLLRGLSGGDRLFGGAGDDTLDGGLDGDIMSGGLGNDRYIVDNQGDTLIESASQGIDTVEASVDFTLGANFENLMLTGIATSGTGNELANQLIGNASNNILNGGAGADELIGGNGNDILTGGADSDRFTYGGQSSTPETGTDTITDFVRGTDLIVLSRQTFGISSPSGTLLGATEFQTVANDGQASTSAARIVFSRSSGNLYYNPNGATAGFGTADGNGALANLINVTNLANTDILIA; encoded by the coding sequence ATGGCTAAGATTCGGGGCACAGTTGGTAACGACATTTTAAGGGGCACGGTAGGCGATGACGAGATTTTGGGACTAGTCGGTGATGACCGCTTATTGGGGTTGTCGGGTAACGATCGCCTGGACGGTGGCGATGGCGTTGACCTGGTGAAGGGCGGGTTTGGCAATGATGTTATCGATGGTGGCAAGGGCGACGACACCCTCAGCGGTGGCGAGGGCAGTGACCTACTGAGGGGCGGCGAGGGCAATGATTTATTAGACGGGGGTAAGGGTGCAGATCAGTTGGTTGGCGGTTTGGGCGATGATACTTATGTTGTGGACAATGTAGGCGATGTGATCCGCGAACGCCGTGACCAGGGCATTGATACGGTTCAATCTTCTGTCAGCTACAAGCTCACTGCTAATCTAGAAAACCTGACCCTAACTGGCACCGATATCCTCAATGCCACAGGCAATCGGTTCAATAACACCCTCACAGGGAACGGGGCGAATAATCTCTTGCGGGGGTTATCAGGGGGCGATCGCCTTTTTGGAGGGGCAGGCGATGATACGCTGGATGGCGGTTTAGATGGCGACATTATGAGTGGCGGATTAGGGAACGATCGCTACATCGTTGATAACCAGGGCGATACTCTCATTGAGTCTGCTAGCCAAGGAATAGATACGGTAGAGGCATCTGTAGACTTCACTTTGGGAGCAAATTTTGAAAACCTGATGCTAACTGGCATCGCCACTTCTGGCACAGGCAATGAACTGGCAAACCAACTGATTGGCAATGCCAGCAATAATATCCTCAACGGGGGTGCAGGTGCAGATGAACTGATTGGTGGTAATGGCAACGACATACTGACTGGCGGCGCTGACTCTGATCGCTTTACCTATGGAGGACAATCGTCTACGCCTGAAACAGGCACAGATACCATTACTGACTTTGTACGGGGCACCGATTTAATTGTCCTCTCCCGTCAAACCTTTGGAATCAGCAGCCCTAGCGGCACGCTACTGGGTGCTACAGAATTTCAAACAGTTGCCAATGATGGTCAAGCCTCTACCAGTGCTGCTCGCATCGTTTTCAGCAGAAGCTCTGGCAATCTGTACTATAACCCTAACGGTGCTACTGCTGGCTTTGGTACTGCTGACGGTAACGGCGCTCTCGCTAATTTGATAAACGTGACGAATTTAGCAAACACAGACATCTTAATTGCATAA